One region of Oncorhynchus nerka isolate Pitt River linkage group LG22, Oner_Uvic_2.0, whole genome shotgun sequence genomic DNA includes:
- the LOC115105592 gene encoding gamma-sarcoglycan-like: MVLQQYPPPAEGAEGPDTEEQNDDHRLGVYGWRKRCLYLLVLLLLSTLLVNIALTIWILRVTCLNTEGMGQLRITSDRVRLDGVSEFLFSLYAQEIHSKQDTSLLIHSESQNVTLQACNGKGVLGSLNLGPQSMESVGQHFEVMTSTGKLLFSAGTEQVVVGVDKLTITGSDGAQCEHSIETSLVRAEHSMDLRLEAPTRSLHLDAPKGVHIKAVSGSGQAVSSMDISLLSMDGVLILDAERVQLPRLPLSGEGEKGSPGEQLYEVCVCPDGRLYLSKAGHTSTCHDNSHNC; the protein is encoded by the exons ATGGTTTTGCAGCAATACCCCCCACCAGCAGAGGGTGCTGAAGGCCCGGACACAGAGGAGCAGAATGATGATCACAGGTTGGGGGTCTATGGCTGGAGGAAGCGCTGCCTCTATCTGCTGGTGCTTCTCCTGCTCTCCACCCTGCTGGTCAACATTGCCCTGACAATCTGGATCCTCAGGGTCACCTGTCTCAACACA GAAGGAATGGGGCAGCTGAGAATAACATCAGATCGGGTGAGGCTTGATGGAGTGTCCgagttcctcttctctctctacgcCCAAGAGATACACTCCAAACAG GACACCTCCCTTCTTATCCACTCTGAGTCCCAGAATGTCACGCTTCAAGCCTGCAATGGAAAAGGTGTGTTAGGTAGCCTTAACTTGG GTCCACAATCCATGGAAAGCGTAGGACAACATTTTGAGGTGATGACAAGCACTGGGAAATTGTTATTTTCTGCTGGTACAGAACAGGTAGTTGTTGGAGTGGATAAGCTAACCATTACAG GGTCTGATGGTGCTCAGTGTGAACATTCTATAGAGACATCCCTGGTCAGGGCAGAGCATTCCATGGACTTGAG GCTAGAGGCCCCCACCCGATCCCTCCACCTGGATGCTCCAAAGGGAGTCCACATCAAAGCAGTGTCCGGCAGCGGCCAGGCCGTGTCCAGCATGGacatctctctactctctatgGACGGAGTG TTGATTCTGGATGCTGAGAGGGTGCAGCTGCCCAGGTTACCTctgagtggagaaggagagaaagggagtcctGGGGAGCAGttgtatgaagtgtgtgtgtgtcctgatggAAGACTGTACCTGTCCAAAGCTGGTCACACCTCCACCTGCCATGACAACAGTCACAATTGTTAA